GAGGCTGGCAATTTGCTTGGCATTCCTGTGGTCGAGCACATCATCGTGCATGGGAAGTCATATGTTTCACTACGACAGTTGTTCGGGAATGGCCATGATCTGTGAGCTACCACCGGATGTCAAGCCTTGGCTAGAAACCGTAAAGAGAGACACCCCACACCTAGGGTGGTGTGCCCCTTGACAAGTAAAGCCAAGGTGTTTATCGTCTCAAGATAGGAGGGTCTCTTGTCAACCCCCAAGAAGAGGCCTATGGATGGCGTGAATGATAATCATTCACCGCTGATGAGGGCGCTACAGCGCCTGAGGGAGCACATCCTAGACGCCGCTTTCTACGCTGAGTCGGGAGATTGCCACGACCCGCGCTGCCAGCGTCTCATTGCGGCCGGCGCGGCGACTAAAGCCCTACAAGAGCTAGACAACCTGCTCCTAAAGCTTGTCCAACCCCCGCCACAGGCCGGAGGGGACGTATGATGGCGGTAACCAAAATGTAGGGGGACACCAATGAGTACAGAGACACTAGAGAGCGAACTAGCGAAACTGTTCGGTCTGCGCGCAGCGCTCAAAGAACTCGAACAGGAAAGAGCAGAACTCGAAACAGATTTCCGCCGGGCCCACAGCGCGCTCTACGAGGCTCTGGCTGCACTAGAGAAGCAGGTCGAGGAACAAGACGCCAAAGTCCGCGGCCTAGCACTCGACTGCTACCGCGAGACAGGTAAACACCAGCCGGTTAACGGCGTCACCATCCGGAAAGAAATAGGATGCGAGTATGACGAAACCCAGGCAATCAAGTGGTGCGCCGAACACCCAGATATGCTCCCCCTATTGCAGCTGCGACGGAGCCAGTTCGAGCAGGTAGCCCGGCGGCTACAGCTAGATTTCGTCAAACTCAAAGAAGTACTCAAGGTTTTTATCACCAAGGGCAATGGACGATGAGCAAACGAACCATAGAAGTAGCGGTCGCTATCCTATGGTGTATCGCGTGGATCTTGTTCCTGGCCTTGGGGCGGTTGTTATGATGCTGAAGACAATCAGAGATGTGGGCATCATAGCTACCTTGGCGATCGCTATGGGCCTCGGTGTTACTGCCACCCTGTGGCTAGTATACCGCCTGGTTCCCGGTGCACCAGAACCCAACCCTCTGGCACGAGCACTAGCCGACACACGGCGGGAACTAGCCGACAGACAAAGCAAACTCCGACTGCTAGAGGACTCAGTGAACGTACTCGAACGCAAGCTCATGATACAAGAAGTGCTCGCGAGTAGTAGTGCCAAGTTATGCAGCGCGACAGTAGAACTCGTCCGCCTGAGGCAACGCAGATGAATACCTGGCAGGAGTTGTGGGCGGTGGCCGGAATGAGAGTCACCGAGACACACCGAATTCTGCACGTCACAGGCGGCGAGGTGGTCGTCATAGCGCGCTCACCCACCGAGAAAGACGCTGGGCTAAAAAGCGCGCCCGTTTTCCGCCCATCAGCTGGGACCAGCTTAGGACTCACAGAGACCTACAACGACTGGGCAAAACACTACAACGCTTGTGCTACCTGTAGGGCAGGAGATTGGTACGAACCAGAGGCGCCGTGCGAGAAAGGAGCTCGATTGTTTCGGCGCTGGGTCAATCTTGCAGCGGAAGGAGGATCCAAACGTGGAAAACAAGAATAAACAGCAACAGTGGGCTGAGCTAGACGAACGCTACGGCAGCGTTCTAGCGATAGCCTACTACCGTCTCCGACAGTTCCTGGACGTGCTACCAGCGTCGGTGCTCACAGCAGCCGCCGCCACACTGCTCATCGAAACATCGCGGATGGGACTGCGCGCGTACCCAGGCTTAGCGCGCCAGCTATGGGAGCGGATCGGTCAGCCCAAACAAGAAGGGATTGAAACCCCAGAGCTCGCCACGGAAACCGATGACACAACATCAGACGAAACGGTTATCGTAGACTTACCATAGCCTGCGGCTCGGGTCCGTACCCGTGGGGCACCCACCAGCCTTATGGCTCTAGCGTTCCCTGGCCCGGAGCTCCGCGTCGCGCTTCAAGATCTGGTGCACACGCTGCCTGGAAACGCCGAGCTTGCGACCGATTTCAGCTAGCGTGAGACCAGACTCACGAAGTCGGCGGACAGTCGCCCTTTTCTTCTTCGCCTCCGCGACCCACGGCCACTCGTAGTTGCTCGACTTCATCAACGGCGACCTCCCAGTCGGGTTTGACCTTTACCTGTCGCGCCACCGGCACGAGAGGGACAACAAGCCTGCCAACCACTAGGGCCCCACGGCGCCTGGTGCCATCACTAGCAGCCGGCAGGTTGCCATACTTAAGCTTGCCCTGCACGAGCACCGGGGTACCGGGTCTAACATCCTGCATGATCGCCACCCCACCCCGAGTGCCGATAGACTCCCATACACAACAGTAGTGTACATCCTGAACCTCAGTGATATGGTCAACGGTACGCAACTTGAACCACGCCTGCCTAACACGGCCAGCAGGCCTGATGTAGACCTCGCTAACGAGGTCACCCACTAGCAACACCTGGTTAAGATAAGGTTTCATTCTACATCCCCGCTGCGTACCAGGTTACCAAAATAGCCCGTTGCACGGTCGTAGTAGACCGAGATCTGCCCTTTCGGACCATTGCGGTGCTTGGCCACGATCAGCTCGAGAACCGTCGGATTAGACTCCTTTGCCCACAAGAGGACTACAACATCAGCGTCCTGCTCGATGGCACCCGACTCCCTTAGATCACTGAGTCTCGGCTTCTGATCGGCCCGCTGCTCCGGCAACCGGCTGAGCTGTGAGCAAACTATAAGGCTAAGCTTAAGATCCTTGGCTAGAGCCTTCAGTCCAGCGGACACAGCGCGAAGATTCTGAACCTCGTTCTCCTGCTCCCTGTCAGGCCGTAAGAGCTGGAGGTAATCAATCACAAGAAGTCTAATCCCATGATCCCGAACCGCTCGGTGCACCCTGGAGCGGAGCGGGCTGAGTCTTAGCATCGGCTCGTCGGCTATCCACAAAGGCCAGGCGTGAGCAAGACTAACAGCCTCCTTCAAACGCTCCAACTCCGCTCCGCCCAGCATGCCCGTCTGTAGCTTCCTGCTGTCAATCCGAGAGACACGGGCTAGCAGCCGCTCTATCAGTTCCTCCGACGTCATCTCAAGACTGACAAAAAGCGCCGGAAACCCACTGGCAGCCGCTTCCTGCGCCCAGAACCAAGCCAGGGCTGTCTTCCCTGTACTTGGCCTGGCCCCCACCACGATATATTGGCCCTCCCGCCAGCCACCAGTTAGCTCGTTGAGCTTAGCTAGCCCAGTCGGTAACCCGACCAGATGTTTCGGGCTCTGGGCACGCTTTGTCACGAGATCGAGGACACGGCTTGCCGCCACAGCAAGCCGCTCAGGCGGATTCTGACGGTCTTGCTCTGTGGCACGACGAAGTTCCGCCTCTGCCTGAGAGACCAACTCCTCCCGACCCAGAGAACGTTGCGAAACGAGCTCTACTATACGCTGGGCCGCTGCGCCAAGCTGGTCCTCGAGCGCGTAAAGCCTCAAAAAATCGACGTAGTCAGCCAAGCCAGTAGGTGTGGGTACCCCAGCCAAGAGCTCAGCGAGATAGTCAAGCCCGCCATAGCTCACCTTCTTGCGCTCGAGTACCTGATGTACCGTGACCGGATCTATCGCACGACCAGTCTGCCAGAGATGCTGCATCGCCCTAAAAATCAGCCTGTGATTGGGCTGAGTAAAGTGGTCGGGCTGGATCACCTCCCAGACCCCTTGATCTGTAGCCTCGGCTGGGTGGGCCAGGCAAACAGAAAGGATCGCTTTCTCGATGACCAACCTCTCGGGTCGTACACTCATGGCGGGCTGTCCTGGGGCTGGTAGGAGCGCACCCTACCATTCGAACCGCAACCATCCGGTCCCGCGCCAGCGGACCCCAGAACTAGCCCGCAGCAGCACGACGCCGCTCAAGCTCGAGACTGATAGCCTCGACATAAGCTTGATACTTGGATTCCCTGGCTAGCCAATCCCGGGCCCGCACAAGTACGTCAACTGGCACCTCCTCGAGTGACCTCCCTCCCCAGCCATCGAAATGCTGGGGCCCGCCAGGAAGTGTGTGTACCTTGGGCTCCTTCGGCTGCCGCTTCACCACCCTAGACTCTGTCGGCTCTTCGTCAGCCGCGGCCACCAGACCAGTCACCGCCAAGAACGCCAACCTGGCTGCCGCTGTTCGAGCCGAGCTTAGGGCATGGATAGTAGGCCTCGCACCCTCGCCGACAACATCTGGAACCGGGCAGCTAAAGGACGCCTGCTCGGTATGCCCACTGGCGTGCGATAGGTAACAGGTGGCAGTGACAACGTACGTGTTCCAGTCGACAGCATAATCCCAGCGCCAGGAAAACCCAGCCGCTGCTAGCACCGGGCCAGCGACCTTGATTGCTGTCGCTAGGTCGCAGTAGTTGAACGTGTAGGTCCCACCCCTCTTGGTCGGGATGGCAACACGGTTGGGCGCTGGAAGTAGACCTATCTGCTTGTGGCACTCAGCCATAGCAGCCCTGTAGCGCTCCCTGGCTTCAGCCTCTCGCACCCGGTGCTCGTACTCGGCAAAAGAGCGCAGAGCGCTCTCTACCGCACCCAGATCCCCGCCTTTTTGGACCACAACCTGGAGCAGTTCCACGAGCGAGCCGTGCTCAACCTTGGCTGGCAGGGTCATACCATCCTCCTTCGTCAACGGTCGAGCCCTCCTATAAACATCTGGCCTACAACACGGTAGACCCTATCCATATAGCGTGCCGCGCGGCCTAGGACCACGGGGCTGTTGTAGCAACGGACAGCTCGGTCCCAGGAACCGGTACGCTCATAGCAACCACGAAGAATAGTAGCACCACAGCGAAGTTGCGACTCGTGGTCACCCACCGCGCAGTCGGCAATATGCTGCCGCCAAACAGGCATCACTTGCATGCGGCCAAACTCACCTGCGCGGCCATAAGCGGTTAGTGCCCGATGGTCGGCCACCCAACCAGTTTCTACTATCGCTATCGCCGCAAACAGGAACTCGGGAATGCGATATTGCCGAGCGACGTCGGCTATAAGGCTGCTGTCAGAAGGTCCCACGTACCCATACGCTGGAGCGGGTAAGGGTAAGGGTACAGCTGTTGGAGCGTGAAGAGGAGCAGGAATGAGCAGCAGGGCGACCAACAACCTCAGACTACGTGGATCAAACCTGGCTTTTCTACCCTTCCTTGGCCGGTAACCAGCCACTGGTACAGTTGCACCGTCACCCCGGCGAACAACGGTGACACGGACCACCTCGAGTTCGCCTGCACGCACCAAAGCATCCAGGTAGCGCCTAGCGGTACTTATCGACACCCCTAGGGCGATAGCCACCTCTCTTGTGGTTATACCATTGCTCGCAATCTCAGGCCGCTTGATATACGCCCGGATCGTCTCAAGCAGCTGCGTGGAGGTGAGTTTGGACATCAGAACCTCACTGGCACCGGTTCCGGCGCTTGGTAGATATGGTGATACACCTCATACCTACCACCAGGGAAAACCAAAAGGCTAGAGAGCCCAAAACTTGGAGCTTGCTCGCTCCCAAGGCGCTCTACCCACTCGGTCCGCCCCTGCCAGCCCGGCGTGATAATAAGCCTCGTCGTCGAAAGCGGTCCTGTGTCGACATGCCTGTGCAGGTGCGCCCGGAAAGCCACATCAGGCGGGCGCAAACCCGCCTTGGCATAGACCATCCAGATACTGTGAGCCATGCGACTGTAGTAACCCTCCTCTGTCCACGGCACCCTGGCACCTGCACCAGGGGGGTGATGCTTAATATGGACAAAAACGCCATGGATGTCAAGACCCACCTGCCACCAGGACCACTTCCCCGTCGATGGATCTTTGGTGGCGTGCCAGCGGCGGGCGAGGCTTTCTTCGCGCTCAGCCGACGGCCCCACGTGAGCGCTGGTACCTCTGACGACGATCAAACTGTCCGGTTTCAGGCGGCGGGGCACGGAATAGACTCGTTCGATGACATAGTCCTGTGCCTCGGCATGGCCACCGCCGATCAATTGCAGCGTCTGGTGGTGCCGACCCTCCAGGAGGTCACCGTTAAAGACGATGTGTAGTTTCGCCTTGTGCCGCCGCCTGAGCTTTGCTACCTCAGCCCAAGCTTCGTTCCATCGCTCCCAAAGCCAGAGGTTCAGCTGGCTTGGCGTATAGCGCCCGCCCTCGTCCAGTCTCACCCCTTCAGGCGGACAGATGGCTAGAGCGGAGCCGGCGTGCTGGTCGCTGGAAACAGCAAGTAAGACAGGCCGTGGAGCCACAAGTCACCTCTTCCGAAAGGTGGACAAGAGAATGACACTTAAGGCAACACAGACTGCGATGTACGCACTATACAAGGCTAGCAGGAGGTAAACCGCTACAGCGAGACAGTACCTGGCTGTCAGTCTCTTCCGACCCATACAGCTGCTTTGATCACCGGTAACTGCCTGATATCCAGGTGGATATGACCATCGTCACTCTCCCAGTCGTAGCAGCCGATACCCCACTCCCCAGCCTCGTAGCCCATATCCCTCAGGACGTCGACCCACATAGCTGCTATCCAGAGACGTAACTTGAGCTGTAGTGCTGGTGTGTCCCATGCGGGAAGGCGGCCCCTGATGTCCACAGCCCACCCCTTCCCATGTTGGCCTTTATCACCAGCCCGGAAAGCGCTGGTCACGATGATAGGTACCCGGTAGCGATGGGCGTAGCAGCGCTGGCCTAACACCTCGACAGCATCCACCATCTCCTGCCTGAGCCCCTCAGGCCGTACAAGCCATTGAACGTGGGAGGCCATCCTAGCCCCCACAGCTCGCGCTGATGGCGGTGCCGGCCGCCAGCCCAGCAACGAGCGCAAGCGCGAACAACACCAACCAGCCAACGACCGCAACCAGCTGCCGCATCGCACTAGCTAGCGCCTCCTTTTGGCCCAAGGAGTATCGGTTTGTCGCAGACGAGATTGGCTCCCATCTCGCAGATTACCCCCTCGAGCGTGGCGTCAGCCCGGTTGGCCAACCACACGCTGAGACTGGTAGGGCCACAGATGATCACCTGGATATAAGCCCAGGCACTATGGTTAAGAGTCGCCACATCAAGCTCCGACGGTAGACACAAGACCTCCCGTGGCCAGGGCTTGGTGGAACGGTGCACATGAGCCATACCTACAAGGTCCCGGGACACACACCTGAACCCAATCGCAGATACCTCGCTAATCGAGTCGGGGGACACATCCGCCAGGGTAACATAGGTCACGCTTAGAATGTGAAGATCACCGTCCCGGGTGAGTGTCCCGTGGAGGCAAAGCGGCAACTCCATCACCGTTGCCTTGTATACAGACTGGAAAATTCTGATGCTGGCAGGGTCGAAGAAGACGCTCAGCCGATCCTGGCCACCCAGCGCAACTGAAAGCGCTAGACCTAAGAAGAGTCCCCTTTCCATGTCACCCTTTTGGCCGTGAACTGGGCGACATCTATACCCATCATCCCCAACAAAAACACAAGCCAGGCAGTAGGCGGCTCCCATGGGCTCAAGAGAACCCGGACCCCGGTGCCGAGGGCGAGCAACAACGAGGTCGCAATACGGAGGTTGGTCGTCGGCAGGCGACTTATCATTTCACCGCCTCCAGCTTCATCCTAAGCAAGCGGACTTCCTCTTTCAGCTCCCGGACCTCTGAAAGGAGCCGCTCATACTGCACGGCAACAACATCGGCCGAGGCCTTGAGGGTGACCTGCTTCTCCAGGTAGCTGACACTGTTAGCGACCTGGGCGAGAGATACGATCGTACCAATAGCCACTGGGACCAGCGCGACAACGATTCCAGTTACCAGCCTCGGGAGCAACCCGTTTCGCAGCCTATCCATAGCCGTGTAAAACCACCCACCGATCGTCATATCTAGAATCTAAGCCCCAGCTTACCTGGGCACCAGTCTTGACCGCGGTCCCGGAACGGTCCTCAGAGCCGGAGGACGCGCCGGGGGCCGTAGCCGTCCCACTGAAGGGGCGATCAGCTTGGTAGATTCCTTAAGCTCCTCCATCGCTTTCTCCTTCCAACCGCTGTCACCCAAGCTATCTGCCAAAAACCAGATGTCACGCCACGGCAAATAGTAGTCCCGGTACCAGTCGTTCAGGCCGTTAAGCTCGTCCTGCTGTTCGGGCGTCCTGCGTCCCGGACCCAACCGGCTAAGCTGGTAACGCCGCCTCAAAGCCTGACGCACCGGACGAGACACTGGGAACTGGACACCCACAGTCTCGAGCCATTCGACCTCCCGGGCAATCTCATCATCCAGCCCACGCCGAGACTCATCCACCATGCCGGTAGCTGCGTTGAGAACTGTGAACAACAGGTCATCGAATTCTCGTGGGCGGTAAGGAACAAGCTCCTCCTCGAAGCCCGTGATTGGCACAAGGCGCGCAGCGGCCATCGTAACGTCAGCTACCACGCCAAAATCATACAGCGTGGCGTATAGCATTTGCCTAAAGCTACCGAAATCACCAGCCTCAAAGGTGCGCTGCGGTACAACCGGCCTGCCGCTGAGCTCATCCGGCGGGTTCACACCGCTCATAAAGCTGACCCACTTGCGGACCAGGTCCAGCATGGGGTTAAGACCTGGAAACTCCTCGCGCTTGAAGGCTCCGAAGCTACGCGTTAGGTACTTAAAGGGAGCAGTAGCGAGCCTCGCGCTGTGAACCCCGAGCCAGTACAGCAGGGTCCACGGACCGCGATATACATCAGCTACCGGAATCGCGATGTAGCGCACCCGCCGTTCGGACCCGCTACCCACCCAGCCCAGTGGTATGACCAGTCTATTAGCCTTTACCCAATCGGGGATGTGCCGGTACATCTCCCTCAGTTCTTCCCCTAAGTAGCCCAACAGGGCGGCTAGCGTAAGTAGCCGGAGGAACAAAACCACTGAATCCATGAACAGTACCCCAGCTCTGGTGCGCGGGCTCCCATATAGCCCCAGATCAGTGCGCAAACCAGACCAGGCAACCGCGCCGTAACCCAAGGCCAGGTTCCAGCCCTCCGGGAAGACGCCCGCCTGTGCCGGGTTCGGTGTACCGAAGAGGTTTAGCGTAATATACGCCCGCTGGCTCGGCTCTAGACTCGGGAGATAGTGTTTGAGGACATACCAAGGCCCAAGCTTATGCCAAACCTCGCCCATCATTCCAGCGCGTGCGAGCCACGAGAGAGCGGGGAACTTGGGCAGGACGTTCTTCCAGAAGTGAGACCCAAGTAGAGCTAGTGCCCGTATCGGCCCACCGAGAAGTCCCGAGGAGCGCAGGACCCGGCGCACAGCAGCACTCACCGGTTCCACTTTTGGCCCCACAAACAGCCCGGTCTTCTCAGCCAACTCGTCGATTGTCAAGTAACCCTGGTCAGCCAGCGCGCCGCTGATAAAGAACCGCGCCGGTAAAGCTCCCTCCTGTAGAGCTTGAATGACAACATCCTCGTAGCTGCCAAGTGCGGCGGACCGGAACGCCGGCCCGAAGGTCTTGGCGTAACCCCTAAGAAGAAACCAGAAA
The candidate division KSB1 bacterium DNA segment above includes these coding regions:
- a CDS encoding replicative DNA helicase; this translates as MSVRPERLVIEKAILSVCLAHPAEATDQGVWEVIQPDHFTQPNHRLIFRAMQHLWQTGRAIDPVTVHQVLERKKVSYGGLDYLAELLAGVPTPTGLADYVDFLRLYALEDQLGAAAQRIVELVSQRSLGREELVSQAEAELRRATEQDRQNPPERLAVAASRVLDLVTKRAQSPKHLVGLPTGLAKLNELTGGWREGQYIVVGARPSTGKTALAWFWAQEAAASGFPALFVSLEMTSEELIERLLARVSRIDSRKLQTGMLGGAELERLKEAVSLAHAWPLWIADEPMLRLSPLRSRVHRAVRDHGIRLLVIDYLQLLRPDREQENEVQNLRAVSAGLKALAKDLKLSLIVCSQLSRLPEQRADQKPRLSDLRESGAIEQDADVVVLLWAKESNPTVLELIVAKHRNGPKGQISVYYDRATGYFGNLVRSGDVE
- a CDS encoding DivIVA domain-containing protein gives rise to the protein MTIGGWFYTAMDRLRNGLLPRLVTGIVVALVPVAIGTIVSLAQVANSVSYLEKQVTLKASADVVAVQYERLLSEVRELKEEVRLLRMKLEAVK